Below is a window of Nyctibius grandis isolate bNycGra1 chromosome 12, bNycGra1.pri, whole genome shotgun sequence DNA.
AGTAAGAAACCTCATTTCCACACACAGTTCCTCAGTGTTTTCAGACATCTCAAGGAACAAGATTGCCAGAGCCTGTGCTAATTGTAAGATACATCATTTACTGCCAGACAAGATGAAGTCCTAATCCTGCACACAGCTTCTTCCAGAGAGAGTCCCGAATGACGTGAGGTTCCCTGTAGCGTCAGGGCCCAGCACATGAGCATGTTGCTGCAGTGCATCTGCGTGCTGTAGGTGAGGTCATagggaagagagaaatatttctgaagtcagTGCAAGTGTAGGACACGGCATCTGGGTGAATCACACTCAGTATCTATAGACTGCAGGGCCAGATGATAATATAATCACACATTAATAGGTCTGAATTTCTATCGattttcttttggaactgtCTTTAggaacactttttcttttttaaaagcctttttttgctGACCATTATCTGCTcataaacatatattttttttcgtAGTCCACATTTATCACCCTTTGGCACTACCTTGCTGCTGTTTATACCTGTAACAACTGCTGGTTGTCCTTGTCTCTTCACGCTTGTTCCTCAGCTCCTGATGTTTCCTAGAGCAGAGGTGGGTGactgaaatgtcattttccttAGAAGGAGAAAACCTCAACCTTGTTCAGGTCTCTGTGACCCAGTGGCCGGAGTGTTTGAATTATATCCATTAGGAACCTCATGCCTCACCCTTTTAAGTGCCAGACTCAAACCTCAGAAATGCGTGCCTTCTTCGTGGGATCAAacctcttctctttgcttctcttccttgTCTTTGACACattttggtggattttttcttttaacgcATGGAGGAATAAACATTGTGCTCAGTTTCATCAGGCTGTAactggagaggggaaaataccTACTTTTCTGGCTTTGGTgagctctgctttgcttttcatatgGGAGTTTTGAGAGCTCCACCTTCCACACATGggtcttttcttcctgtgcagGAAGATGTCACTAGCCTGGCAGGAGCATCTGTCCATCTCACAGGAGTCCTCGGAGAGGAAGCACAGACAACAGAGAAAGTGAAAGGACTCATGGACTTCCTCAAAAAAATGTCTCCAACAAGCACAAAGTCTTGGATATCTGGAGTGACCTTCAGCTGTCTAGACTGTACTAATGAAGTTCAGGAAGGGTCTCAGAGTATATGGAGGGAGCTGAGCAAACAGGATGGTTCTGCACAGCGATGGCCCCCCCCCGGAGGCTTAGCTGTTCTCCTAAAATACAGTGCCTGTGCCTTGCTCCTGTGGCTCTTTGCCATCACacctttttgcttcttttctgatCTTTCTATATGGCTGTCGCCAATCCTGCTTCTCCATCTGTGTCTTTTCTGTGCAGGGACAGAGAAAATAATGGAGAGAATAATACCGTCTTTCAGGAAGAGGCTGCTGTGAATTTACAGATCACAGTTAGCATTAGGGTTGTCCACAAAGTAGGTTTTTAACTCAGTCCAGGAATTGAGAGTCATCATCCTGGGTCCCCATGGTCACAAGGGCTGCAGGAGAGACGAAAGCTTGCAGAAATGCTTCTTATTTTCAGACTGAATAATAATTAGTAGAAACCTATCACCATCTCTGGTTTCTAGGGGGTGGCTGAAGGACAGACACAGGAGGCTGGATGCTACTGCCCCAGTGCTGGAGCTGTTACCTTCAGCAGAGGGCTGGACGACAGCTGGGGTAGGTGAGGGTGCTGACATcccaggcagccctggcacaCTCCCCgtgtttaaaatgcagctgctcCATGTTGCACACATCGTCTTCTGCCAGCGACAACTGCCCCGTCACCACGTGGGACGTGTCCAAGCTGGGCTGTCCTCGGTGAGAGCAGATGGAGCTTGAACGCACACACAAtctttctgccttctgctgTCCTGACTAACCTCTGGAAGATACCCAGGAGTGCTGGATtaacaagggttttttttcacttgtagTGTTTTAGTGAAGACCCTTGCACCGAAGTGGGGCTCGGTGGGGTCTGCGTATGAAGGCTTTTGTTCTTACTTCATCGCTGGAGGAGGTGTACTGTCAGCCCTGCTGTTCACCGAGGTGGTTCTCATTAACTTTTAAGCCTCCTGAGCCTTAATAGCTGAGGAAAAGCCCTACAGCAGCGTGCATGCTGAAGAGGTGCCAGTTGTGGGCTAGGCATTTTTGAGGCCAGATAGTTTCATGCCCAGGTAAACAAGACGAGATGGTGACCGGGCTTCTCGCTGTACCTTaacgcacacacacacccccgcCCCACTCTGCGGTTTATCACCCCtctataaaatataaaacccCGCCGAGCATCCCTGGGACAAACGCTCCTGACACAGAGGTAGCGATGGCCTTGGCTGCACCGCCATGGATGTCCGCCGGGCTTCGCGCTCAGGCCGTGCGCCCCTCACCCTGCGACCACCATCCCCCGCACGGAGAGGCCCCCAGCCCTCGGTGGGGGGGGTCCTCGCCGCCAGTCCGCCCAGCCCACCTCCCCACAGCCCGGGCCCGGCCGCCATTTGCTCTCGGCGGGGTGGGCGGAGGCGGTGCGGCCCTGCCCCGCGGCacctcccccggccccgcccggccccgcggcccgcccgccgctgcggcccgccccgccccgctcccgcagGCGGCATTTCCTGGCCCGGCCATGGCCGCGGCGGGCCCGCAGGGGAGGTTGCCCGCCGCGCTGCGGTAActccccgctcccgccgcggGGGACGTTGCGGGCGGCTGCGAGGCCCCTTCcccgggcgccgccgccgccttcccCGGCTCCTGGTATTCGTTGTTGCTTCgcttttccctcccccttctgtggttttttttccgGCTCAATAAACGCTGTGGAAAGGCGCAGCCGATGTAGGacgggccggcggcgggcggaggATGaggcgccgcggcggggccccgcGGGGCGCCGGAGCTgcgcggagccgccgcccgccccgcagcGCGCCCGCGGCCGAGGCGCGGCCCCGGCGCTCGGCTCGCAGCGGCCCCGGGGAGGCtgcggggcgcggagcggggtCCGGCCGGCAGCGGCGAGGACGTGGCTGTGCCCGCGGCCGCGGTAGCGGGGACTAGCAGTAAGTAAATAACGCACCGTCAGTAACATCCGCGCTGGTCTTTGGTCGTGCCCTCGCGTACACCCAACTTGTTGACACAACCAAACGTTAATACAGGAGAAAACAACACCagggagtggggggaaaaaaaagaattaactcAGAACATTTTCAAGCTGCAGATTAGCACGTGCAGGTCTTCTTAATTGTGTTAATTATGCAGCGCAGTGTGGTTTACAGCGGTCTGCAAGGATCGGTACGCTGCTAACAgctctctttgcttttgttctagAAGTGCTGCGGCTCAGCCTGTCATGGAGGGGACCAGGCAAACCAGGATTTGTCGTCCACACAAGATAAGTGAATCCTCAAAGGTTTGTACGTTTTGTGTTGCCTTCCAAAAAAAGCAAGTTACAGAAATAACAGGGAGAGGGTTAAAGGCTCCTTTGGATGGGTTATTTTGGAGGAATGTGAATGTTCTGAGCTTTTAAAAAGAGGTATGAAAACAGTGGTCTACCTgctcaaatatttttgatagAAGTTTCTACCTAgtgatttgaaaagaaaaaaaaaaaagcagcagcagcaaatgggCATCTTCTCATCATGACTCataatttaaaagagaaaccCACATCATCGCAGCACAGTATTTTCTCTACAGCAAAAATTCAGTCATTAAATgcaatgtgtttattttgggaATTTTTCATACTGATCCATCTCATAAAATCCAAGCTAAGAAGCAAAGCTGGGGTTACTTTTTAGATTTAGTCCGTGTTTGTCTTGATCCTGCAAACAGTAGTCATTCCAGTGAACTCGAGATGTTTTCTTAGGTTTCTGAGGTTAATTTTCTCTGTATAGAATCTGTCTGCACAAATACATGATTTTAGTTGGGGATCCACAGAAGCCCATCTTAGGTAGCTCTTTATGCAGGTTATCAGGATGATGACCTCAGATTTATAAGATGTTAATATCAGCTGTAATTATTATGTTCACTTTGTTTCATACCAGTGAAAACTGCGTTTCTGTTCTGGTTTGAGCACTTGGTTACAGACGCTGCAAGCACTTGTACTACCGACAACAGCTAGAGGAGAAGAACTTTTCGGTGCCTGTATCTGTCTTACCAAAGTTGAATGAGACAGAcgtcattttcttttgcatcactGACGAGCAGTGGTACTGCATTAACAGTCTGAAAGAAATTAGATCTGTGAATCCGAATGAAGTTAAAATACTGCTCTAATACAATTGATAAAAGATAAATAGGACTAATTTTTGAATGCATCCCTACCAATATAATCTTTCGCTGAGTGTTGATCCTGTCTGCCATTTAAATGTCTGAATGTAATAATAATTcatcacattaaaaattaattaacttgacagcattgttttattttcttgcttagCCAGCAGCTGTCACTATCTGTTAAACTTAGAATTACTAGATAATGCTAAAGCTGTTCTACAGAATATAAATAGCTTGAGAAAGATGTTCGTGTTTAGTATAAAATTAGCCTCGGTTTTGAAATGTGCAGCTCTCAGCTTCTGGTATTTGCTCGCTGAACGAATGAACTTGCTAAGTGGCTGAAATATGTTAATGTATTCTGATCCATCCAGTGCGGTATGTAATGATTTTATGCTCGATTTCTGAAGTAGCAGCACTTCTACATGGCAACAAGGGGTTTAGGAGTACGAGTCCTCAGGCATATTTGCAGTCAGGATTACGCTGCTGACTGGACAGGCAGCTGAGTAAATAGGGGTCTCTGGCAAATCTTATGTTCTGGTGTAATCTTGTTATGCACGATGGTGGTATTAGAGAATATCGGAGAGAAATGATCAGAGACGagagggaaaatgtttttggtttggtgcAATGACTGTCCCCCATGAGTCGGATTCAGAAGAGGGTGCTGTAAGATGTTGGTTATTGTCTGTTCATCCTCTGTCCTTCATCAGTTGCCACAAATGTGTGGTTTGTCCTTTGCCGTATTTATTCTCCTTCCGACCTCCTCCATCCCCTTGTCTCTGCTTGGGCTCCTGTATGACATCAGCATTTCTCAACCTCAGAGAAATGAAGATAAAAGACTTTACAGTCCTTAAaccccatattttttttttgttacagatcTCTGGCTGTTTTATTCCTCAGTGGAAGTTACTTTGTTGTCTATGCCATAGGTCCCTTTTCAAGTTCAGAGATATGATGAGGCAATGAGTATAAGGCAAATTAAAGGGTTTTGGCCCAGAAAACTTATAATTAGTGAAGCCTCTTCACTTAGATTGGTTTAACTCTGTACACTTGCATGTACAAAGTCACTCCAACAGAAGGCTTTTTGGCAGCGCCATCTCCATTGTTTAGAAAAGAGCGTAAGCAAAACTAAAGAGGAATCACTGGGATATCACGCTAAGAGCAGCACATTTGGTTATTAATTTGAGTCTCATCTTTGGCCGACTGCCTGTCGCTGTACCACCGCCTGCTGAAAGGCAGGCGTGGGCAGTCAGGCTCCCGAGGTTGGTGTTAGCTCAGGATGGTTGGCTGCCGTCGCGTCTGGACTGTGGTGAGCTGCGTGTGTTAATCCTGGTTATCTCCTCGTATAAAAGTACAATTACCAAATTCTGTGCGCAGAGTGCATGTCTAGAGCGAGGGTTGtgtgcagggggaaaaaacttGGCTCTAGGACTTGAACTTTTCCCATCCAGATGGGTAGAGAGGTTGTCTCACCATGACATAACCAACCCATTAATGGCTTAGCCAGACAGCAATAGTCATGTGCCTTCTGTTTGGGAAACCAAGAAAGCCACGGACAGTTAGGATTTCTAGGAGAAACAACAGTTTGGTGAAGGAAAGGTTAAATGCCTGAGAGGCTTCCTCAGGTCATCTGTGAGACTGTGTTCAATGTGGATATGGACTGAGACACCTTTTCAGGGTGTCACTTCTGGGAATGCGGCCTGAGGGTATGGAACTGGGCACGACCCAGGGTCCTACAGCCAGAACTGTTCACACCTAACTGAGGTACGCTACAAAGACGTGCTTCCTTTCCACctcctttcatttctcttaCATGTTCTTACAGGCTCTGCAACTCTGCCTGGTTTGGATTTGGTAATTAAAGTTATGTATTTGCATTTAACTTAACCTGGCTTTTATTAAGAGAGATCACAAGGTAACTGACTGTACCATCAAGCATTCCATTCCTCCAGAAGGATGGTCCTAAAAGCTGCATCGCTTGACATACTGGGGTGACCAGCCCCTTCAGTACGTGTTCTGCAGGACATTCAAGGGGTAACAAAACGTTTCCGTTTTGGTTCTTTTTAAGACTGGTAATGTGAGTCTGTGAGAAAGAGGCGAACACTGGTTGCCTCAAAAGCTCTGTGGCACGTACAGAGCTGGTGGGAAGAATGTCTGGACCAGAGGAGTCCCAGAAGGGCACTTAACAGACATGTTCTGAGggcattttcccctttctttaaaagaaaaatatttagtcgtattcatgaaaacaaaaactaccTCGGCTTCTGGAAGCAAGTAGAAGCCTTATGGGAATAAGTTATCCACATGTGTGgctttgcacagaaataaacagcTATTATTTTTGAATGCCGTGTGTGTGCCTGGAATaatatggaaagaaagagagggactTTACCCTAACGAGCTTAGAAACGCCGAGTTCCGAAAAGATTTAAGAGGGAGTAGCTGTCAAGTAAGCACTAACCCAAACAATCCATGGGCTGAAAGCAAATTTGGCATGCTGCTGCATGTGGGTCTTCCACTCCAAATATTTAGCGAGTAGCTTAGTTGAGAAGAACGCTGTAAGGAGTCATTTGGGGGACAAGTAAGAAAGGAAATGTCAGCAAGATGTCTCGAAGACAATGAGTGGAAGAGTTTCAGAAAACTGTGCATGTATAAATCATCAGGGAGGAGGTTCGGATGCAGCATTGTGGAGGAGGTAGGagtaaatcattaaaaaaaagggagagtAGGAAGCAGTAAAAGTCTGCATAGGCCTTTCAAAGTGAAGGTGAGGAGCTCAGGCTCATACTATGTTGCTTGCCAACTGTTTCAAGTCAGTTTATTATAAACGTGCCACACGAGCAAGCTTTCTATCTCTGGTGTATGACTACATCTAATGGGAAAACACCCTGTGCACACTGAAATTTATCTTGGTGAAGATAACATCTGCCTGATACTGTTTGTTTGTTCCAGGTGTACAGGTGGGATGACCACTCTAGTCTAGTTCTTCAGAGCCTGAATGAGCAGAGGCACCGAGGCCTCTTCTGTGACATTGTCCTCGTGGTGGATGAACAGAGAGTCCCTGCCCATCGGAACCTCCTCGCTGTGTGCAGCGACTACTTCAACTCCATGTTCACCATTGGTATGCGAGAAGCCCACCAAAAAGAGGTTGAACTTTTTGGAGCCTCTTATATTGGTCTCAAGGCTGTGGTGGATTTCCTTTATGGCAGTGAGCTGTCTTTAGATGGAGGCAATATCGACTACGTGCTCGAAACGGCTCACCTGCTGCAGATCTGGAAGGTGGTCGACTTCTGTTGCGAGTATCTGGAGAATGAAGTCAGTGAGGAGAACTATTTGTACCTGCAAGAGCTAGCCTCTATTTACAACCTGAAGCGCCTTGACTCCTACATTGATTCTTTCATCTTGCAGAACTTCGGCACGCTGTCTTTCACCCCAGACTTCCTGCAGAACATTTCCCTGCAGAAGCTGTGCCAATACCTGGACAGCAGCAACGTGCAGCAGGAGTGTGAGCACGACTTGCTGCAGGCTGCCTTGCAGTGGCTGACCCAGTACCCGGAAAGGGAGAACGAGGCATACCAGGTTCTGGATAACATTCATTTTCCCTTGATACCTAAAAGTGATCTCCTCCATCGAGTCAAGCCTGCTGtctgctctcttcttcccaaaGAAGCAAACTGTGAGGGGTTTATCGAGGAGGCGGTGAACTATCATAACAACGTCACGGCTCAGCCAGTGCTGCAAAACAAGCGGACGGCCCTGCGGACCTGCGAGGAAAGGCTCCTCTTCGTGGGCGGGGAGGTTTCCGAACGGTGCCTGGAACTGAGTGATGATACCTGCTTCTTGGACATCAGAAAGGGGCAGTGGGTAGCAGAAACCCCTCTCCCAGCCAGACGAAGTCACCACTGCGTTGCAGTCTTGGGAGGCTTCATCTTCATAGCCGGAGGCAGCTTTTCAAGAGACAATGGAGGGGATGCAGCT
It encodes the following:
- the KLHL36 gene encoding kelch-like protein 36, whose protein sequence is MEGTRQTRICRPHKISESSKVYRWDDHSSLVLQSLNEQRHRGLFCDIVLVVDEQRVPAHRNLLAVCSDYFNSMFTIGMREAHQKEVELFGASYIGLKAVVDFLYGSELSLDGGNIDYVLETAHLLQIWKVVDFCCEYLENEVSEENYLYLQELASIYNLKRLDSYIDSFILQNFGTLSFTPDFLQNISLQKLCQYLDSSNVQQECEHDLLQAALQWLTQYPERENEAYQVLDNIHFPLIPKSDLLHRVKPAVCSLLPKEANCEGFIEEAVNYHNNVTAQPVLQNKRTALRTCEERLLFVGGEVSERCLELSDDTCFLDIRKGQWVAETPLPARRSHHCVAVLGGFIFIAGGSFSRDNGGDAASNLLYRYDPRCNQWIKVASMRQRRVDFYLGAITDMLVAVGGRNENGALSSVETYSPQKDSWSYIAGLPRFTYGHAGTVYKEFVYISGGHDYQIGPYRKNLLCYDYRTDVWEEKRPMITARGWHSMCTLQDNIYSIGGSDDNIETMARFDILSVESYSPQCNQWTRVAPLLQANSESGVAVWEGKIYILGGYSWEETVFSKTVQVYDKEKNKWYKGTDLPKAIAGVSACVCALKPKTEDKKKKTKTKKHQDRGR